The Flavobacterium psychrophilum genome includes a region encoding these proteins:
- a CDS encoding UDP-3-O-(3-hydroxymyristoyl) glucosamine N-acyltransferase → MKFPNVYPLKEVAAIIGCDYVGDDSFPVHGMNEIHVVEPGDIVFVDHPKYYDKALQSAATIVLINKQVDCPEGKALIISDDPFRDFNFLTRHFRPFQSSNVTIAATAKIGEGTVIQPNTFVGNNVTIGKNCLIHSNVSIYDNTVIGDNVIIHAGTILGADAFYYKKRPEGFDQLLSGGRVVIEDNVGLGALCTIDKGVTGDTTIGAGSKIDNQVHIGHDTVIGKKCLIAAQTGIAGCVIIEDEVTLWGQVGTTSGITIGTKAVVLAQSGVSKSLEGGKVYFGYPAEESREKLKQMAHIKRIPEILEKIK, encoded by the coding sequence ATGAAATTCCCTAACGTTTATCCTCTTAAAGAGGTGGCAGCTATTATAGGCTGTGATTATGTAGGTGATGATAGCTTCCCTGTGCACGGCATGAATGAAATTCACGTTGTAGAGCCCGGGGATATTGTATTTGTAGACCATCCTAAATATTACGATAAAGCGCTGCAATCTGCTGCAACAATTGTACTAATCAATAAACAGGTAGACTGCCCTGAAGGAAAAGCCCTGATTATTTCAGATGACCCTTTCAGGGATTTCAACTTTCTTACCAGGCATTTCAGGCCATTCCAGTCGTCTAATGTAACTATTGCCGCAACCGCAAAAATAGGTGAGGGGACAGTTATCCAACCTAATACCTTTGTAGGCAACAATGTAACAATAGGTAAAAACTGCCTTATACATTCTAATGTAAGTATTTACGATAATACTGTTATTGGTGATAACGTGATTATTCATGCCGGAACCATTTTGGGTGCCGACGCTTTTTATTACAAAAAACGTCCTGAGGGTTTTGACCAGTTATTATCGGGAGGCCGCGTGGTTATCGAGGACAACGTAGGTCTTGGCGCACTTTGTACAATTGATAAAGGTGTTACTGGTGATACTACAATCGGAGCCGGCTCTAAAATTGATAATCAGGTTCATATTGGTCACGATACTGTGATAGGCAAAAAATGCCTTATTGCAGCACAAACGGGTATTGCCGGATGTGTAATTATTGAAGATGAAGTTACATTATGGGGCCAGGTAGGTACTACAAGTGGCATAACTATTGGTACTAAAGCTGTTGTACTTGCGCAATCAGGGGTTAGTAAATCTCTTGAAGGCGGTAAAGTATATTTTGGCTATCCTGCAGAAGAGTCGAGGGAGAAGCTAAAACAGATGGCGCATATTAAACGTATTCCTGAAATTTTAGAAAAAATCAAATAA
- a CDS encoding succinate--CoA ligase, giving the protein MSVLVNKDSKIIVQGFTGSEGTFHATQMIEYGTNVVGGVTPGKGGTTHLDRPVFNTVKDAVDVAGADTTIIFVPPAFAADAIMEAAEAGIKVIITITEGIPVADMIKAYDYIQDKDCRLVGPNCPGVITPGEAKVGIMPGFVFKKGTVGIVSKSGTLTYEAADQVVKQGLGITTAIGIGGDPIIGTTTKEAVELLMNDPETEVIIMIGEIGGQLEADAAKWIKADGNRKPVIGFIAGETAPKGRTMGHAGAIVGGADDTAEAKKRIMRENGIHVVDSPAEIGKKVKEVLG; this is encoded by the coding sequence ATGAGTGTTCTAGTAAATAAAGATTCCAAAATAATTGTTCAGGGATTCACAGGAAGCGAAGGTACTTTCCACGCTACCCAAATGATAGAATATGGTACTAACGTTGTTGGTGGTGTTACACCGGGTAAAGGTGGTACTACACACTTAGACCGTCCTGTATTTAATACTGTAAAAGATGCAGTTGACGTTGCAGGTGCAGATACAACTATCATTTTCGTTCCGCCGGCTTTCGCTGCTGATGCAATTATGGAAGCTGCTGAAGCAGGTATCAAAGTAATCATCACTATTACTGAAGGTATTCCTGTTGCAGACATGATCAAAGCTTATGACTATATTCAAGATAAAGATTGCCGTTTAGTAGGTCCTAACTGTCCGGGTGTTATTACTCCTGGCGAGGCTAAAGTTGGTATCATGCCAGGTTTTGTATTCAAAAAAGGTACTGTAGGTATCGTTTCTAAATCAGGAACTCTTACTTACGAAGCTGCTGACCAGGTTGTAAAACAAGGTCTTGGTATCACTACAGCTATCGGTATTGGTGGTGACCCGATTATTGGTACTACTACTAAAGAAGCTGTTGAACTTTTAATGAATGACCCTGAAACTGAAGTTATCATTATGATAGGTGAAATTGGTGGTCAGTTAGAAGCTGATGCTGCTAAATGGATTAAAGCTGATGGTAACAGAAAACCTGTTATCGGGTTCATCGCTGGTGAAACTGCTCCTAAAGGGCGTACAATGGGTCACGCTGGTGCTATCGTTGGTGGTGCTGATGATACAGCTGAAGCTAAAAAACGTATCATGAGAGAAAACGGTATCCACGTTGTTGATTCTCCAGCTGAGATCGGGAAAAAAGTTAAAGAAGTATTAGGTTAA
- a CDS encoding peptidase, translating to MFKRIIIGGFLICNFLSNAQSKYETDFLELWTDFQKYYAYFEKQGIDWDKVKEIYLPLAKDIKSNDEFISFLEQVTHELHNGHISLNTALYSSNRIIPSGQDVFAEKRGNSFFITDVKKNSAAELIGIKPGMQLITFNSKPINEQIKNFLPKYASVYDVSMYSYAVNMLLAGKRDKSREITVLNNGIEQNFVPDDSKNNIASTALLDYRILDGNTGYIRINNSLGDNKLIVEFDRAMEELTNTKSIILDLTDTPSGGNTTVARGIMGRFTDKALPYQKHQINEREFGTVRSWVEYVSPRKSTYKRKLVVMVGHWTGSMGEGVAIGFDGMKRAKIVGTKMAGLLGAIYTFKAQNTNIGYQIPAESMYHINGTPREDFLPQYLTDTETETYSKALKLVK from the coding sequence ATGTTTAAACGAATAATTATTGGAGGTTTTTTGATCTGTAATTTTTTAAGCAATGCCCAAAGCAAATATGAAACTGATTTTCTTGAGTTATGGACTGACTTTCAGAAATACTATGCCTATTTCGAAAAACAGGGCATTGACTGGGATAAGGTAAAAGAAATTTATCTTCCACTGGCAAAAGACATAAAAAGCAATGACGAATTTATATCTTTTCTTGAACAGGTTACCCACGAGTTACATAATGGCCACATTTCACTAAATACAGCCTTATATTCATCAAACAGGATTATTCCCAGCGGACAAGATGTTTTCGCAGAGAAAAGAGGCAATTCTTTTTTTATTACTGATGTCAAGAAAAATTCAGCCGCGGAACTCATAGGAATTAAACCCGGAATGCAATTGATTACATTTAATAGCAAACCAATAAATGAGCAAATTAAAAATTTCCTGCCTAAATATGCATCTGTATATGATGTTAGTATGTATTCTTACGCTGTAAATATGTTACTGGCAGGAAAGAGAGACAAATCCCGTGAAATCACAGTACTTAATAATGGCATTGAACAGAATTTTGTCCCTGATGATTCAAAAAACAATATAGCTTCCACTGCCCTTCTCGATTATAGAATACTGGATGGGAATACAGGCTATATCAGAATAAACAATTCGTTAGGTGACAATAAACTTATTGTCGAATTTGACAGAGCCATGGAAGAATTAACAAATACAAAATCAATAATTTTGGATTTGACTGACACACCGAGTGGTGGCAATACAACAGTTGCAAGAGGGATAATGGGGAGATTTACCGATAAAGCCCTACCCTATCAAAAGCATCAGATCAATGAAAGAGAATTTGGTACAGTAAGAAGCTGGGTAGAATATGTATCACCTAGAAAATCCACTTACAAGAGGAAATTAGTTGTTATGGTTGGACACTGGACCGGTAGTATGGGCGAAGGTGTAGCAATTGGATTTGACGGCATGAAGCGGGCAAAAATCGTCGGTACTAAAATGGCCGGGCTTTTGGGAGCCATATATACATTTAAGGCACAAAATACTAACATCGGTTATCAAATACCTGCTGAAAGTATGTATCACATCAACGGCACACCGCGTGAAGACTTTTTACCACAATATCTTACCGACACCGAAACTGAAACATACAGCAAAGCACTTAAATTAGTCAAATAA
- a CDS encoding DNA glycosylase produces MKKAFPPLINDDSKILILGTMPGEKSLELQEYYGNRGNQFWKLLFTMFEMPLSNDYEHRKSLLKDNAIAVWDVLAYCEREGSLDSKIKSEQPNDFTAFYKSFPNLKNILFSSKNAAAYYDKYIGRREDIEYDILPSPSGANATKSFTEKLAIWSEKILPLITK; encoded by the coding sequence ATGAAAAAAGCCTTCCCTCCGTTAATAAACGACGATTCTAAAATCCTCATATTAGGAACTATGCCGGGAGAAAAATCACTTGAATTACAGGAATATTATGGGAATAGGGGCAACCAGTTCTGGAAACTATTATTTACTATGTTTGAAATGCCATTATCAAACGATTATGAACACAGGAAATCATTATTAAAAGATAATGCTATTGCAGTGTGGGATGTGCTTGCCTATTGCGAACGCGAGGGGAGTCTCGACAGCAAAATTAAGAGCGAGCAACCAAATGATTTTACTGCATTTTACAAATCTTTTCCCAACCTTAAAAACATTTTGTTTTCAAGTAAAAATGCGGCGGCATATTATGATAAATATATCGGAAGGAGAGAAGATATAGAATATGATATTTTGCCATCTCCAAGCGGGGCGAATGCAACGAAATCATTTACTGAAAAGTTAGCCATATGGTCTGAAAAAATTTTGCCGCTGATTACTAAATAA
- a CDS encoding DNA topoisomerase IV → MKKLLLLPLFVILASCYNNERNCKDFKTGKFKFEYEIDGQKKTTMFERTNSLEIETFEGKTDTSSVRWVSDCEYILQKIHPKNMQEEKAVQMKILTTKDNSYTFEFSIVGDNNKQKGTVTKLN, encoded by the coding sequence ATGAAAAAATTATTACTACTTCCATTGTTTGTTATATTAGCTTCATGTTATAATAACGAACGTAACTGTAAAGATTTTAAGACAGGGAAGTTTAAATTTGAATATGAGATTGACGGTCAGAAGAAAACCACTATGTTTGAACGTACTAACAGCCTTGAAATAGAAACGTTTGAAGGTAAAACAGATACATCGTCTGTACGTTGGGTAAGTGATTGTGAATATATACTGCAAAAGATACATCCTAAGAATATGCAGGAAGAAAAAGCAGTGCAAATGAAAATATTAACTACAAAAGACAATTCATACACTTTTGAGTTTTCTATTGTAGGAGATAATAACAAACAAAAAGGTACAGTAACCAAACTTAACTAA
- a CDS encoding N-acetylmuramic acid-6-phosphate etherase yields the protein MSFTKTTEQSSKYNHLETMPVAELLYNMNNEDKTVPLAIEKALPQIEKLVEKVVDQLKKGGRLFYIGAGTSGRLGIVDASECPPTFGVPFDLVIGLIAGGDTAIRRAVEFAEDDREQAWKDLSEYNINDNDFVLGIAASGTTPYVIGGLEKCNEGNIPTGCITCNSGSPLSKVSKFPIEVVVGPEFVTGSSRMKAGTAQKLVLNMISTTSMIQLGHVKGNKMVDMQLSNHKLVDRGVRMIMDEINISQEEASALLQEHKNVRKAIEAHANR from the coding sequence ATGTCGTTTACTAAAACTACCGAACAAAGCTCTAAATACAATCACCTCGAAACGATGCCTGTTGCAGAACTGCTTTATAACATGAACAACGAAGATAAAACTGTACCACTTGCAATAGAAAAAGCATTACCTCAGATTGAAAAACTGGTTGAAAAAGTAGTTGATCAATTAAAAAAAGGCGGTCGTTTATTTTATATCGGTGCCGGAACAAGCGGAAGGCTTGGTATAGTTGATGCATCGGAATGTCCTCCTACTTTCGGGGTACCTTTCGATTTAGTTATAGGCCTTATCGCCGGTGGTGATACTGCGATACGAAGAGCTGTAGAATTTGCAGAGGACGACCGTGAACAAGCCTGGAAAGACTTGTCTGAATACAACATCAACGATAATGATTTTGTTTTAGGTATTGCTGCATCCGGCACAACTCCTTATGTAATAGGCGGCCTTGAAAAATGCAATGAAGGTAATATTCCCACCGGATGTATAACCTGCAATAGCGGAAGTCCACTTTCAAAAGTATCAAAATTTCCTATTGAAGTTGTTGTAGGACCTGAATTTGTTACGGGAAGTTCCCGTATGAAGGCAGGGACTGCACAAAAACTGGTGCTGAATATGATTTCTACAACATCTATGATACAATTAGGCCATGTAAAAGGCAATAAAATGGTAGATATGCAGCTTAGCAACCATAAACTTGTAGACCGTGGTGTTCGCATGATAATGGATGAGATTAACATATCCCAAGAAGAAGCGTCTGCATTATTACAGGAGCATAAAAACGTTAGAAAAGCAATTGAAGCCCATGCCAACAGATAG